The window CTGTCGTTGTCAACCATGTTctatcaaaaaaaaaaagtctatcCCATAAGCGCTAGTCTATAAGTTAGTTAACGCTAGAGTTTGATATACAGTTACATTAATTCTACCTAACCGCATAGAGCATCGTTGGATCGTACTGCCTCCAAATTATCTGGATACAAGAAGACTCAAGTGTATGTCAAGCCACGAATCTACCCCGTATACAGTTAATGATGCGACGTTGTTCGCTACACCGGAGAAATTGATATCTTCGAACCATGTGAATCCATGGACTTAAAAAACAGCAGCATAtattttgacaaatttttcccACGCTGGAATTTTGCTATAGCAAAATTCATAATTGTTGACATAATATCGTGTATGTGTCTTCCTTCTCCTACTCTTCATCTTCTCTCGCTACCTCTTCCTCCACTGCACCGCACCACTGTCCAACTGGCAGCTTCGTCCCTCCTTCCACTAGTTTCTTTTGATTCAGGCTTCGATTCAGAATCTGGTGTGCAAAGGTACAAAGGTAACTTTCAGTCATaatagagagaaaaaaaaaaaaataaagtaggGTCGCTATGGAACGTACCATTGAAGAGCGAATTTGTGATATTGCGATCATGCGATCTTCATCATAATTCACTGCACAGTCTGTTAGTGGCTCGGAAAAGTTCCATGCAGGAAATACAGGCCACTAAGCAGGAGTGTTAGGGAGGGAGAAGAAATCTGGCCTCGCAGAAAGTGACTATGCTACCTTGATTGTCTCTGCAGATGGAGGAGAGAAGAAGAAAGTGGAAGAAAACAAGAAGGGAGAGTCTAAAGGGAGCAGTAGAGCAGAAGCCGGTGCCAACAGCAAGGAAGGGACGACGTCAGGTGCAAACGTCGGGACGAAGAACAAGCAGGACGGTGGAGACGGAAGCAAGAGGTTGGTCTCTCATTGCTAAACGGTTCACAGTGGGTACGACAACGAAATGTCACACAGCTCTATGCTAGCGATGCTCTCTTCTGCCGCATACAAATACCAtcaggataaaaaaaaaatactgtcgGACGATGGATTACCAAGATGAAATTATTCGTCAAAGTCGCACGCAAGATTACTTTATTCCATTTTTTTCAATCGCATACGAAGTTTCTTTCCGCTCGTACGTGTAGGCTGTAATTCTTAACTCTGGAAAGTATGTTAAGAAATCGAGAAATTGGCTAGCAAACTTAAGTCAAACCGAGTCTTATACCGCTCCTATTCGTAAACGAACATTTTTCAAAGGTGTTACACGTTCTACGATTACCCATGAAACAGTTTCGTGCGCTGCCTTCTCTATCTGACGAAGATATTCGTTTGTAAAACAAACAGCAGTCTCATCGAGCATGATAGCAAGACTATTAGTATCTTGAGGTAAATTATATACTCGGCAGACTGCGTTTAAGCCCTAACGCGACAAGAAGCAATCTTATTGTTCGTCGGAGATACTGCTACTCTATATCTCGCGTATGTGTCGATACTTGTTCCAACTTTACAAGAAGTGCCCTCCCGGAAGAACAGCGAAGAGGTGATGCTCCCTTTCTGGAAAACTTGTGTCGAGGGATACGCAATCCAAACGTTCCCACACGGACATACTTTTTACACACAAGTGATGAAAACTGGATGCAGACCACAGTGAAAACATGCATAATAGTAAATTAAGTAAACTGGTAACACTATTGTGTAACAACGATGtacaagtgaacgccagaatgcAAACGATCGtgtttattactattattattattactattaattaCTAccactgctgctgctgctgctactGCTGTTACTATTGTTACTGTTAATATTATTATGATTACTGAAAACGAAAAAGTTGCTAGCCAAATTTATATGCTTAACATAGTTACAGAGGTACTTATTAAGCCTCAGAAAGTCATAGTTTTTAAAAGATTACCTTTTGTACATAATAAGaatttttgaaacgatttgtaaatgtaataaaaacaataattattttcagtgtggagtctagTAACAAAAGTCAAAAAAGAGAAGATAAAGGTAATTACTTGAACTATTCAAACGATTATATGAATCTTTGTTTTCCTTATTACAGTTGCATGTTTAATTGCGTGTACAATACTATTTTCTTCCATACTCCTATTTTGTTACCGCAGACAAAAAGGCTTCACAAGTTAGTCCTGTTAATGCGAGCAGCAGAAATTTATGGGTATCTGGGTTGTCTTCGAGTACTCGTGCGACTGATCTGAAACAAATATTCTCGAAATACGGGAAAGTGATAGGTGCCAAAGTGGTTACGAATGCAAGAACGCCCGGTGCAAGATGCTACGGATACGTTACTATGTCCACAAGCGAGGATGCTGCGAAATGTATACAGCATTTACATAGAACGGAACTTCATGGACGCGTAATATCCGTAGAAAAGGTAGGCATGACAAAAAGGATAACGTTCCCATTATTATGGGCATTCCGTATGCATTCTCTCTCGAGGTGTCCATTCTTGTTTAAAGGCGAAAGGCGACACTCAGCAAAGTCATATGCGTAAACGGGACACTACGAATGGAAAATCCGAGAAGAAGGAGGAGAAAGACAAGATAAAGGATAATCACGATGTAAGCGATCGAAAGGAGAAAGAACCGAAAAAGGAAATCGAAGATAAAGGGTTGGAAACAAGTAAGTTATTATTGTACGAATTTATTTACGCAAGAAACGGTatcgatatatttttaaataaaatttaattattcgacAGGGATGTTCCAAGCACTTCGTTCTTTTCAAAACGtttcaacaaatttatttttttagactGGATTAGGTTATAACAAATGAAATTAGAACTATACTAATTTCTTCAACTTGTCACCCATGCTTCAACATATTGTTACTCATATTTTAGACTAACTCGTTGTTTCATTGCCGAAGAAGACCAAACAATAAATTGGTTGAATCTTCAAGAAGAAAGAACGAAATCCTTGGAATGACATTTTTgtcgaataattattttataccaAACAACTTACATTGTTATTGTAAAAGAACCGTCTAAATGTGCGACAGCGAAAAAATCGGACGAGAAAAGCGAGGGCGCTGAGAACAAGAAAGCAGAGGTGCTGGAGAAGAAAGACGAAGTTTCCAAGGAATCTGATTCCCGATCAACCAAGTCGACCAGCAAAAAGCCAGAGGGCGAGAAAGGAAAGCGCGGCGGCGACGAGAAGAAAATCCGTTCCTGGGATCACCATCGATCTCATACACGATCCCGTAGCCGTGAACGGCGCAGGCGCGACGATGTCCTCACATTCGCTAAGATCAGGGTAAAACTGGACTTTTCCATGATCCATCCGTGAAAAACAAGGAGAACGATTACGAAGTCGGGCATATTTTCAGGAGGAACGGGAGAGGCAAAGATTACGCGAAAGAGAGAGAATACTTCGCGAGGAAGAACGAAGAAGGCGAGAAGATATGGAGCGACAGAGGGAAATAGATCGCAAACAGAGGGAAGAGGCCGCACGTTTGGAAAGGGAACGGGAAAAGTTACGGAGGGAGAGAGAAAGGATCGAACAGGAGAAGGCAGAATTACTTCGTCTCGAACGGGAACGTCAGAAGGTCGAAAGGGAGAAGCTGGAACGAGAAAGGTTGGAACTGAAAAGGCAACAGATGCGGCTCGAGGAGAGTAGGCGGGCTCCGCCGCCACCGTCTATAAAACGATCTTCTAGCGACAGAAGGGATCCGAGAGACTTATACGTGGAACCGGACAGAAAGCGTATGACGACAGAACACAGTCGAAGACACTCTCCGGAGCGAGTAAGTGATCGACGTGGTGAAATATTGGATCGTGTCTCTGATAGACGATTGGATGCATCGCCGCCTGCGCGATACGAGTCTAGTAGGTAAGAATGCCGTCTAGATAGTTTTATTCCGATGTTGGGCATTAATCGTACAAATCCCAGAGGTAATTACACTTTCGATGTGTTACAGATCTGCCCAAGATATCGGACTAAAGAAGGAATTTAAACGCAGCAGTGACTTTACTTCGCGAAGTAGTCGCCCGGAAAGTTTTTCCGAAGTTTCCCGCGGAAGGGAAGTTATAGTACGCCGAGAGACGCTTAGCACGACAGCGTCATCCATCGATCCTCGACAAGTGAAGGAAAGGTAAATTACAAATCAATTAAACGTTAGAAAATTGGCAAACGATTGATTTCATCGAATATGATCAAAAGATCGTCGACGAAATTTTTCAGCAGGTATGAACGACCAAGTACGACCACTTACACTCGCGAGCGCGAAGTTCGACGTTCTGAACCGGAAACGCATAGGAGCTCCAGGGACAGTCATACGCGTTACAGCGAAAGTTTCAAACCTACAGGTTCCAGTACACCACGTAAGTATTTATTACTTACAAATTCACTGCATCGACTATCAAATTTTCTTAGttaattcgtttaatttttcttttaaatactcTTACTAATGTACACCCGGGGGAAATAGAAGAGAAGGAGAGGTACACATAAAATTAGTGCTGCCGATTGCTCAGGCAGTTGATGGTATAATAGCTTTATACGCACCTTCTTCGCGCATCACGTAGTTTCGGGAAGGGATGGGTATACTGGTAGGGGTTTCCCTTCGGGTGTACAGTGGAGGAGCGCAGTAGTGTCGTGACGTAGAGGCGTGAAGTGTACTGATTGATTGAACGACTTTTTATCCATTCGTTTTGTTCTGGAGTAACGTGTTCCGTAATCTTCAAAAACTATAGGTGACAGTCGCTACGTGGAGAGCAACAGAACTACTAGTAGCTGGCATTCTGGACCACCGTCTACAAAATCATTTAATTCCGTACCGAGTAGCGGAACTCGAGACCCTCGAAACGAACCATCCAGCTGGAGTTCCAGGTCCTCAGAAAATGTAAACAGGTACGTAAGATACGTCTTTTTTACTTTTCTTCGGCAACCTCTTCTAACGGAAGGCATAAGAAAAACATACCCAAACGAATAAATGAAAACATTACTTACTTCTGCGCTAAATATTTACGATGCTGTTAATTTTCTATATTATCATCTAGACCAGTATTTCTCAAACTATAGTCCGCGAACCCTTGGGGGTCCGCCAACGTGTTGGTGAGCGTCCGCGAGGTCTCAGAAGAAAAAAGGAGCATATTATATAGTGGAATAAAAAAATGCTTCCCATAGTATTTTATTAGTATTAAAAACACCTGATAAAAGGTTTTCTGTTAAtagtaaaaaacaaaaaaaaaaaagactgaaAATAAGAAACTAGAATATTTGAAACGgctgaattttttttatacttttttcattattattttgtaCTTATAACATATTTGTCAGTTTTCATTTTAGTTTTGTTCAAAGTAATAAAAGATAGAATATTTGATTGGAATTTTCGTTTGAAATGCGATAGTTTTACATGAAAGCCAATTAACAAAGACCACGAACAGTGGGTCGAAAATGTTCAATAACAATAAATGGTTGGTACACGCttcattccaaataattttaattttggctTTCGTGGAAATCTTTTAGTTTGGTTAAGTGATTACCTTTTCGATAGATTCCAGGTTGCaagtgttaaaaataatttatttaaaaaaattgaagcaGTATCTGGTGTTCCTCGAGACTCGTATTTAGAGCCATTgctttttttataatttgtatCAATGATCTTATTGATAATCTAGCCAATGTTAAGTACCTACTTCATGCGGATGATCTTAAACTATTTTTTAAAGTTAAACAACATCGAGCAAGTTAATTACTTGAACTGATTTTGATACACTTTCAACATGGTGTGTAAACAATAAACTTGATCTTAATATTACCAAGTGCCATTATTATAATGATGATCACTTGTAACCGACATATTTCTATACAGTGCTGGACGAAAGTATTGGCATACTAAAGTTTCTAGGATATAAATGCTTATAATTACGAAAAGAATTATAGTACAGAGTTTATTTTTCTATAAACGTTTATTTTACATATCCTATTTTATCGTGTAACaagaattaatattataaatacaatgatataaaattaataattaaaatacattttctaaGCATTATTTAGATGGACAAAAGCTATGGCACACCCAGCTAGTAATATCTTTACATAATCATGTATGAATTTTTAGTTTTGTCGCTAGTCTTCTTTTGGAAACTTTACTGATTTGTTTTTCCAGTTCGTGTCAAACATAATTTATTGAATTCATGTCCGAGCTTTACAGTGGGACTTCCGAAGTGTGGACAATTAAGAAACAATACATGCCATATAACTATGATCATTATTTTGTTAAGAAAAATCCATTGGAAAGATTAGTTTTTCCTGTCTTTTGAATAATCTTCTTCTGACATATACaagtatatttatttaacaattataTCGTCGATAAATACGAGTTCTCAGAATCCAGAAGTAGTCATACCATATTACCGCGTCACCTCTGGTGCTATATCATAACTTGTAAGTTACATGCATCCTTTTCAGTATTAAGTTTGCTGCAGATCAGCATTCTACCAtgtaatttataatattaaatttgtgTTCATCAGAAAATAATATCTTTTCTTAAAGTTCAAGATCATTTTCCTTTTAAATTATCTTATTTAAATATGGCTCCCTTTGGTACCATACGAACTGAGTATTCAACATCTAAGAGTATTCTTGGTACAATTTTGAACTAATTTAAATACTCTGTACAGTAAAACAACTTTTCTCCGCTATCTGATTTTACATTTGACTGATTCATTAAGTTTATGTAagtttaatattatcttttacccTCGATCGTTATTTCTTTCATTTCCCGAAAATATTCACGTTTCGTTGATTATTTGAATGATCGAATAACATAAAATACGATTATCAATCTTAATATGATAATTAGACATCTTTCCAATGAAGTATCGATATAATGTACTTTGTGCTGtgtgccaatacttttgtcCGTCTAGAAAGTGCTTAGaaaacatatttttgttattatttttgtaCCACTTTATTTATGTTACTGGTCCTTGTATAATAAATTGGGATGTGTACAATAAAGGTTTATGGAAAAACGAACTTTGTAGTTAAATTTTTTTCGTAGTTATAAGCATTTGTATCCTAAAAAGTATGCTGTGCCAATACTTTCGTCTAGCACTGTATACTCGTATACACTCAGTACGCCATTACATTTTATCAATAATATCGGCAATTTAGACGTAACTtacgattttgatgaaatttagATATATCATAGTCACTGTCATTACTAATATTTAAACGTATATTCaagaatttctaaaaatttagAAAGTTATTGATATTGCAACTTTTTTCCAATAAATCGTAACTGTTGCACTAACAAAATTGATCAAAATGagcttcgatcaatagtttccgACATTTTACAAAGCAAAGATATAGATATACTGTTTTGTTTTGTTAcgtataaacaaattttaatgattaaaaaatgGATATTTGTGGCAGGAGGTGCAATTACTTCTTTGCACCTCCTTTGGGTGCATCATTGGTTGACAAAATTCAAGTTACCACTGTTTAATGGACACCACAAGGGTCGTGAGTATTTTTCCATCAGAATAGAATGGGATCTGATGGGATTGTCTTAATATCAGATGATCGAAACGTTAATATTGATTAAATAAATTAGTGTTGTATATATtgttacttgcgttatcttaaATGGATAGCAgaacaaaaaattatttaaaaattgttattaatttcAGATGGAGTAATTCGAGCAGCATGGGAAATACCTTACGTCATCCAGTACCACCGACGTACCAAAGCGGTCCTATTCAGTCTATGGGATTGACAGCACCTGGAACAACGCCATCGTACGATCGCTTCGATCCATACAAATCGTCGATGCCAAGCAtgagaaaatattgatcttgtCGCTCCGATACAGATTACTGTGACAAATAACAGCGAATTCAATGATACTACGTTTTAAGGCGTGTGCGTGTGCACAGGCACACACACACGCCGAATTACTACCTACATTCTTGATAAATCAAATTTAAACTATCCACAGCAGTTTATCGTACGCGCAATCTCGGTTGTAACAGTTACACGCGACGTTTGAAAACTTGAATTTACGAGAAGCGAACAGTTTTTTAATCCAGAGATCTTGTGCACATGCGTGCACGTGCTAGAAGTCGTTTTTCGGTCTCCCTATTATTCGTTGCATTTTAAGTTTATACCGAATAGATTTTTAATCGTCGCGCGTATCTCTCGCGTAATCGTAGCGATCGCGAGGGCACACGAAAACGTTGAATTTTCAGGATAAGACAATTCGAACGGATCGAAACGGCATTTCGCCCTCTTGATTTCTTTTTTTACGAGCACAGTTCGACAGTGGTATTAAAGACTTTCGGAAACGTCCACCGTGAGACGCGTTTAAACAGCACGTATTTATTGGTTTTCCATGCGCACCCAACTTGCGAAATACATGCAACGCGTACAACGCACGGTATATGCATTACCGAACTGTAATTGATGTTTGTACAGTTGTTAATAGATACGATCGTGTGGTTAGAGATCCTATAGAGGAACGCTCGACGCGGGAGAACATTTTATTCGTTTCGTTTTACCTGCTCGACGAAAcgaattagatttgtacgatgcGTTATATGAATCGTTAACTGCAATTTATTCTGAACGATAATAACGCGCATTCGTTTACATCGATGGACATATTCTTGTAGGACATTAAGGTATCGTATAGAGTCACTCGCAGTTATAACGCGTACCTTTAACCGATTCTTTATAGAAACACGTACATATTCTGCAAGGATATGACTGAATTTGTATATTGAATTCCATAAGAATTGTATATCTAATGACGAGGAAATTTACGTTCATACGTGAAGCACACGTACCACGTTTCAGTGTAGCGACGATTATTACAGCATAAGTAAATTTATGGCATAATAGAACGTTTCGAAATCCTTTACTAAAGACCTGGCCAAACTACgcgaaacaaaaatatatacagggtgtttagggTATGCTAAAATTGATGATATAAACTTTGGATACGCAGTACTCGTCAATCTTTGACATGTTTCCTCGTCGAGATTTGCATCTGAATGGAATTAAGAACAAGAAGACAAATGTGTTAAATGTGTCTAAACAGTAGATCAACTATACAGGTTGAGTCAAtgagaattattatctaaaatatcttGTTATCTATTAGTATTATTAAAAGACTCAAGATCGTCTCAACATCTCATTAAGAGACAGACCATTGATTTTTTCCAATCGGTATTTAATATTGATGCCCCCTATATCTTTGAAAGATAATAATATGAGATTAATACAGTCCAAAATTGTAAAGAGATTCCATGTCTTTATGACGTCGATAGATTTGTCTATTTTATTCACAACCCATTGCAAAGAATTCTTAATGTAATAACTTTTAAATGTAACTGTGATTCCCTGGTTTTAACGGTTGAAGCAAAGAAATTGGCAAATCTGAGACAACAAGCATGCTTGCTCGAATAAATAAACGTCGAACGACAgtgtttgtatttaaaaattgaaacgttTTGTAAGAGGAGATTCCCAAATCATTGAGAATTTTCCCAAATTTTCTCGCAACTTTTGCACATCCTGTATATACAAATGTAAACTGAACAGCGAGTGAATGAAGCACCGTGTGTGAGTGCGTTGTTGCGCGACAAATGATCGAAAAGTGGAAGAAAAAGAGTGTATCCGATGGTAGGGAACACTTTCCCTTGGTCGAGCATAGTCAGGGATGGCGCCAGTCAGAGGAAGAAAGGTGAGAAGGAAAAGAGAAGCGGAGAGAGTGAGGGAACAAACAAGTCCGTCGAAAGCAAAGTGTGTCGAGGTCTTTTCACGGACAGTCATCGCGCGACCGAGGTTTGCCCTGTGCAACCACTATTGCACGATTCGGACGCTTCCTttgcttgaatttttttcatcgGTTCCCTCTCCTGCTTCTGCCCCGCTCCTACACGCCAACCTCACCGCTCGTCCCTCTTTCTCCCTCTATCCGTTTCCCTATCTCTATCTCCCTGTCGAGGCTCAATAGACGATGGACAATTCGTCGGTACTCTCGCGGACGCGACAAGTCTATTGAAATAGTTCGCCGCGTATCTCGTCGCGGGTATCAGGTGTGGTGGCAGCAGAAGCACCTGGAATGTCTGTGCAAAGGAATCGTTGACTTTTTTACTCGGTCAGCAGGATGTCGCCGTCCATTGTTTTTTTCGGTAAGTGATTTGTCACCGATGATTTGAACGAAACCGTACCTAATCTAATTAACGTATCGATCACGTGAAAATGTACGATCCAAGAGCGCTTTCGTTTGACTAAATTCGAATTCAAACAATTGTCTTTGCGCGCGGAAAATTTCAAACGTACTTCTGGCTTCGAACATGCTTCACCGCCAACCTTGACTTTAAGTTGGGACGTTTGAACAAATCGTgcccattaataaaaatatcaatgTATTTATTTCGATGGTCGGTTGTCGCTGACACAAGACTATTACGTTATCAATCCGAACAGAGAGATTGCAAATGACATTGGACCCGCACGATGCGGGCTAAATGACGTTCGCGCGATCACGTGGGCGCTTACCTAAGTCGAAGCGCTAAGATTGAGTATGAAAGTGCGacaaactattaaaaaataaacgttGAAAAAGTGTCTGACGAGTATATTGGATTCCAAGAATGAGACGAGTTAAATTCATCGAAATCTTCCTAATCCCAGAGCTGTGAGGTTTTTTCCAAGAAGACGATGATCCATCGTTTTCTGGAGAGGCGTATAACGTTCGACGGAGAAATTCATTCTCGCGTGTTTACGATCGAATTCCCCCGTCGAGTGGCATACAATTGCAATTATCTCCCTTGGAATCGGAACGATCCTCTCGTTCCTCGAACGACCGAAAGACAAACAATCTTCAGCTCATTTCTCACCGCGGTACGGTCGAGCAAGTATCGGCGATGAATCAGTGAACGGAAGAAAGGCGCGCTTTCTCGTCGAGCAACTTTCACCGTCGATGAAGTCCGTGTACATTAACTTATTCCGAAAAGGCCTCCTTCAACGGCGGGCCACGTTATTTCGAACCCGACACGTCCCCTCCTTCGTCTCCCTTCCTCCCAATTTGCGTCGCTTTGTTTTCCCCCTAAGGGGCCAGTTTGGTACTTTGAGCTGAAAATTACGATTTCTTTTAATACGTCGTTCACCCGACCAAAACAGTAAAATCTTCGTCGTACTTATTTTTGTTGTCTTTTACTTTTGTTTATTGTCTCATCTCATTGGACAAAGTATATTTAATGTTAATGTTTCGACATAGTGTCTACgtcgaaagaaaagaaaaaatcgcaCCTATTCCACGTGATGATGATACGTATACATCGCGAGCCAAAAGCAACGAGAGGAAAGTTATTGCGTACGTTGCTTTCGAATAACGATTGTCACGTTTCAACAATCATTGTTGCTCGTAACTCGAAACAATACGATTTCAGACACGTGTTTGCAAACATCCGGATTTACAAGATCGAGATCGTTCCACGCCTACGCATACCGATCGTGTCCAAATATATTAAGGTTAGCCTGTACAGCTTCGGCGTTCGTGGTAGTGTTTTCTTAAGTAGGCGGCGTGATCACTTAGGAAGGGTGCAAACAGTTAATTCGTATATACTTTTTCCAGAAAGCCAAAAATAACGTAGACTACAAAGTACGTCTCCCAAATAGTTCGAGGATATTTGATTCGTAGAAAGATCAACGTGCACGACTCAACATACTCAACATCGGTAGATACGTGAAATGCGAGAAATTTCACTCGCGGCTCCGTTACACTTCCAATTCAATTTCACGAAGAATCGAGCTACCTTCTCGTACGCTTCCAAGACGCTTTTCATATCAATTTTGCTCAGGCTTACGAGTAAAACTCGGGAAATCGTGTTAATAGGTCGGTACAGGAGCAGACTGCCGTGAATCGCGTTCGTAAGGTTGAGTTTGCCAACCACCACGTGGCGATTCGCAAAACTTTCGAGTTTGCGTTCTTCCGAACGACGTCATCGTCGATCGTTTCTCAGAAGATTCGAAAGCTACCTTCTCCACCGTAAACTGTTGGCAATATTGCATAATGATTGCCGTGTATGCTTTAAAAGAGTGTTGGATGCTGTTTGGTAGGAATCATGACGTAGTGCGTCAAACGTTATCGGTAGGTCGTTCCCGCGAATTCTTGCGACATAGCTAGAGGGCGTCTTGACTCGAGGCGCTAATTCATACTAACTCGGTATATTACAAAGTAAGTATGCAAAGAAATTTGTTCAGCTCTTAAACAAATGAATTTATTGTAAATATTAAATCAGTACTACAAAAATTCAGAGAGGATATCATCGATGACAAAATAACAAGCGTGTGGCGTAAGAGGTAACGAGTCGATAGACAATGACTAAAGATGCTGTTGTTTTTAATAACCGATCACGCTGTATGTCTTACTCTGATTTTATACGATACATATTTGATATTTGTCGGGATAATTCTCATTGTTCTCGATatagataaaaaatatatttgatgCACTGTACGAATGTTACAGAACTGTACATGATATGGAGCCTGTTGACGAGTTGCTGGTCTTACACCGACCAAGTTACGCGCTATCGCTACCGTAAGTAAGGGGAATGCGACGATATGTTTCTATAATCGAAAGTAACGCTGGCTTCTAAAAGAACTCGTACATACTGACCCAAATATGTAGACTCTCTTTGACTTCCGATTATTAGATTGTGGTTGGATGCACAAACTAAACGGCAACGAGTCCAGCGTATTTGCGATAGTATCAAGTTGTTTTTACAGTTAGCGTACAGCCGAAGCTATGCAACGATACCGTACGAAAACTACGGCGCGTTGAGAAGAAAAACGGGCATCGATATCTTTCGTTCGTAGTCGTTAACAATAGATCGACTTGTTTTGCCATTTGTTATAATGCTTATGCAACGATTAATTAACGATCCCGAAGGCGTTGGTATATTTGTCCATTTTGAATACATACTTATGTTCGCGTGTATGTAACGATCACGTTACGTATGCGTTCGTGGTGTTGATTTGCAGCAACGAGATATGGAATGACAAGCTCTCCAGGTTTCGTGGCACCGATTCGTGGATGGTCCGAAACGGAAGCGTGG of the Colletes latitarsis isolate SP2378_abdomen chromosome 9, iyColLati1, whole genome shotgun sequence genome contains:
- the LOC143345528 gene encoding uncharacterized protein LOC143345528 isoform X1 translates to MADVEGKKLTELRVIDLKTELERRGLDKTGNKAALLERLSKSISDEGENPDEYLIIPCGGVCKVSPRKNSVTGVINQEESPETLESLKEEVTEGPDDNETKPKIETKPVIEKEMAPKIEEPQSEVQNNTSKEIECKQEPKVHLTKITIESTQPIEKKVEPEAAIVANQTSTSSASTVEANGIDNEDSINLTIGEDEENLLAEETESHDRHKDGGEKKKVEENKKGESKGSSRAEAGANSKEGTTSGANVGTKNKQDGGDGSKSVESSNKSQKREDKDKKASQVSPVNASSRNLWVSGLSSSTRATDLKQIFSKYGKVIGAKVVTNARTPGARCYGYVTMSTSEDAAKCIQHLHRTELHGRVISVEKAKGDTQQSHMRKRDTTNGKSEKKEEKDKIKDNHDVSDRKEKEPKKEIEDKGLETKPSKCATAKKSDEKSEGAENKKAEVLEKKDEVSKESDSRSTKSTSKKPEGEKGKRGGDEKKIRSWDHHRSHTRSRSRERRRRDDVLTFAKIREERERQRLRERERILREEERRRREDMERQREIDRKQREEAARLEREREKLRRERERIEQEKAELLRLERERQKVEREKLERERLELKRQQMRLEESRRAPPPPSIKRSSSDRRDPRDLYVEPDRKRMTTEHSRRHSPERVSDRRGEILDRVSDRRLDASPPARYESSRSAQDIGLKKEFKRSSDFTSRSSRPESFSEVSRGREVIVRRETLSTTASSIDPRQVKERSSTKFFSRYERPSTTTYTREREVRRSEPETHRSSRDSHTRYSESFKPTGSSTPRDSRYVESNRTTSSWHSGPPSTKSFNSVPSSGTRDPRNEPSSWSSRSSENVNRWSNSSSMGNTLRHPVPPTYQSGPIQSMGLTAPGTTPSYDRFDPYKSSMPSMRKY
- the LOC143345528 gene encoding uncharacterized protein LOC143345528 isoform X4, whose protein sequence is MADVEGKKLTELRVIDLKTELERRGLDKTGNKAALLERLSKSISDEGENPDEYLIIPCGGVCKVSPRKNSVTGVINQEESPETLESLKEEVTEGPDDNETKPKIETKPVIEKEMAPKIEEPQSEVQNNTSKEIECKQEPKVHLTKITIESTQPIEKKVEPEAAIVANQTSTSSASTVEANGIDNEDSINLTIGEDEENLLAEETESHDRHKDGGEKKKVEENKKGESKGSSRAEAGANSKEGTTSGANVGTKNKQDGGDGSKSVESSNKSQKREDKDKKASQVSPVNASSRNLWVSGLSSSTRATDLKQIFSKYGKVIGAKVVTNARTPGARCYGYVTMSTSEDAAKCIQHLHRTELHGRVISVEKAKGDTQQSHMRKRDTTNGKSEKKEEKDKIKDNHDVSDRKEKEPKKEIEDKGLETKPSKCATAKKSDEKSEGAENKKAEVLEKKDEVSKESDSRSTKSTSKKPEGEKGKRGGDEKKIRSWDHHRSHTRSRSRERRRRDDVLTFAKIREERERQRLRERERILREEERRRREDMERQREIDRKQREEAARLEREREKLRRERERIEQEKAELLRLERERQKVEREKLERERLELKRQQMRLEESRRAPPPPSIKRSSSDRRDPRDLYVEPDRKRMTTEHSRRHSPERVSDRRGEILDRVSDRRLDASPPARYESSRSAQDIGLKKEFKRSSDFTSRSSRPESFSEVSRGREVIVRRETLSTTASSIDPRQVKERYERPSTTTYTREREVRRSEPETHRSSRDSHTRYSESFKPTGSSTPRDSRYVESNRTTSSWHSGPPSTKSFNSVPSSGTRDPRNEPSSWSSRSSENVNRWSNSSSMGNTLRHPVPPTYQSGPIQSMGLTAPGTTPSYDRFDPYKSSMPSMRKY
- the LOC143345528 gene encoding uncharacterized protein LOC143345528 isoform X6 codes for the protein MADVEGKKLTELRVIDLKTELERRGLDKTGNKAALLERLSKSISDEGENPDEYLIIPCGGVCKVSPRKNSVTGVINQEESPETLESLKEEVTEGPDDNETKPKIETKPVIEKEMAPKIEEPQSEVQNNTSKEIECKQEPKVHLTKITIESTQPIEKKVEPEAAIVANQTSTSSASTVEANGIDNEDSINLTIGEDEENLLAEETESHDRHKDGGEKKKVEENKKGESKGSSRAEAGANSKEGTTSGANVGTKNKQDGGDGSKSVESSNKSQKREDKDKKASQVSPVNASSRNLWVSGLSSSTRATDLKQIFSKYGKVIGAKVVTNARTPGARCYGYVTMSTSEDAAKCIQHLHRTELHGRVISVEKAKGDTQQSHMRKRDTTNGKSEKKEEKDKIKDNHDVSDRKEKEPKKEIEDKGLETKPSKCATAKKSDEKSEGAENKKAEVLEKKDEVSKESDSRSTKSTSKKPEGEKGKRGGDEKKIRSWDHHRSHTRSRSRERRRRDDVLTFAKIREERERQRLRERERILREEERRRREDMERQREIDRKQREEAARLEREREKLRRERERIEQEKAELLRLERERQKVEREKLERERLELKRQQMRLEESRRAPPPPSIKRSSSDRRDPRDLYVEPDRKRMTTEHSRRHSPERVSDRRGEILDRVSDRRLDASPPARYESSRSAQDIGLKKEFKRSSDFTSRSSRPESFSEVSRGREVIVRRETLSTTASSIDPRQVKERSSTKFFSRYERPSTTTYTREREVRRSEPETHRSSRDSHTRYSESFKPTGSSTPRDSRYVESNRTTSSWHSGPPSTKSFNSVPSSGTRDPRNEPSSWSSRSSENVNRPVFLKL